A single region of the Nicotiana sylvestris chromosome 6, ASM39365v2, whole genome shotgun sequence genome encodes:
- the LOC138871112 gene encoding uncharacterized protein gives MDPLKYVFQKPMPTGKLAKWKILVSEFDIIYVTQKAVKGHALADHLAENPVGGEYKPLKTYFPDEEVSLIGEDVDEAYDGWRIFFDGAENFKGVGIRAVLVLEIGQHYPVQGEWVMKNTKILPYMYHVQELMKRFTNIEFKHVPRVQNEFADAPATLSSMIQHPDKNFIDLIPVRIHSQPAYCAHVEEEMDGNPLFHDIKEYLAKGEYIEQENHTEKRTLRRIISSKAEEFCIGEHMV, from the exons atggatcctctgaagtacgtctttcagaagcctatgcctaccgGGAAGTTGGCCAAGTGGAAAATATTGGTGAgcgagtttgatatcatctatgtaactcagaaggcagtcaaaggacatgctttggcagatcatcttgccgaaaatcctgtaggaggagaatacaaaccactaaaaacgtattttcctgacgaagaagtgTCATTAATAGGAGAGGACGTTGATGAAGCCtacgacggttggagaatattttttgACGGAGCtgaaaatttcaaaggagtgggtattaGAGCAGTTTTGGTGTTAGAGataggtcaacattatcca gtacaaggagaatgggttATGAAAAAtaccaagatactaccatacaTGTATCATGTGCAAGAACTAATGAAAAGGTTCACAAatatagaattcaaacatgttccaagagtccagaacgagttcgcAGATGCACCGGCTACTttgtcttccatgatacaacatccagataagaatttcatcgatctcATTCCAGTAAGGATCCATAgtcaaccagcttattgtgctcatgttgaagaagaaatggacGGAAATCCATtattccatgacatcaaggaatatttggcgaaaggagaatacaTAGAGCAGGAAAACCATACTGAGAAACGCACTCTACGTAGGATCATTTCTTCCAAAGCGGAGGAATTTTGTATAGGAGAACACATGGTCTAG